In the Neodiprion virginianus isolate iyNeoVirg1 chromosome 2, iyNeoVirg1.1, whole genome shotgun sequence genome, TGACTAAAAACTTCAGCCATAATTGCAATTGATTTAGATTTTAACTCGATGCATCCGCGTTCATCTTATATAAAGATTTTTTATGGGAATCTTCAAATTCATAATACGCTACCTTGTGATTTCTTATCGCATTATTGAGTTTATGTCACAAAATTAAAGTTCAGAAGCTTGCATGGCGTCTTTTGTGGCTTGATAATTGTTAAACTCGCCTGAAATAATCAGCTGATTGCTCAATACGACGCCATATTTCTTCAACCATGCTCGCATCAAGGTTCCCAATACCTACCttttaatttagaaaaaaaaataatcttcgATGAGATATGTCTTGAAATGAACGCGTCTTTATTGGGTGAGTGATTGCGAATTGAAACTGTTTCTTGAATGTACACAGGATGGCCCCTTCCAATGGGACAAATCGACACAGGGTCTCATTTTGGCATCCTACTTTTTGGGCTACTTGGTGTCACAACTTCCAGGTGGTCGGGTGGCTGAACTCTTCTCGGCAAGATGGGTGATGAATGGATCGGTAATGTTAAACGCCGTGGCGGCCATTTTGTCACCGGTGGCGGCAAATCTTCACTATTCCGTTCTGATATTGATGCGGATTGCTCAAGGTCTTGGAGGGGTGAGTTTTACAATATGTGCTACAGTAATTACTGCATGTAATCTAATACGTCTTCACTGCCATCATTATTATAAGACATTTATATTGCCAGTTGTCGTGACATGTCTTGACCGAAATTCAAAAACCAAAAGCATGTTTCGATGCATCATGGTTAATTCCAATAAGTGACTTGTAAATGTCAGTAAGAATAGAAAAGCGATTGAACGTTgctgtaaaatttaaaattttgtcgtTCCAATCCGTGATATGTTCCAGGGGAAAATCACTGACTAAACTGTGCCTTATTATTTCAGGGTGTCACCTTTCCAGCGATGCATGTCATGATTGCTAAATGGGCACCGCCTAACGAGAGAAGCATTTTATCTTCAATCGTTTATGCAGGTAATAAAGTGATAGCTGTAATGCGCTGCACATAAAATAGATGCGTCATTATGCGCGCGTTGGCCTGGATATTCGTATAATAACCGCAAGtgttcgaaataaaaatatcagtgCTCAAATTGGCTCCACATTTATAGGATCCTTATAGTCAGAAAATGCCATCTGTTGGTAGTAAACATCACTAACTGCGCCGcatttaaatataaaagtaGTTTTTTATCGCAGATTTTAGTCCACATCCACTAAGTATCGCAAAATGAAAGTCCAACAGCTTGCACAACGTCTCCCATGCctcgatttttgtttcacctAAAATGATCAGCTGATTACTCATTCCGACGCCACATTAGCCTGACGAGAAAATTAGACAATTCCCATAGACTGTAATTACATTCTAGATTAAGAGTGGAAATCTATGATAAAATTCTCCGTCTACCATTGTGGCAACATGAACATTAATTATctcattattttatattaatatcttcgggggattttttttaatgcagtaaaaactaaattttttttttttgtcttaaattttctgcaaaaaatatagccaaaattccaaaaataagTCTGATGTCGAGGTAAAAAAACATGCGATTCTTTTAGAATTcctatattttttatcgaaaatgtaaaaaaatcagttttcgTATTTCTGCGCATTTGTTTATGGTACCACATCATGGAAAACTAGGATGGTTTCTGTGAGAATTTGGGAATTTTTAGAAGCAGTTGAAATTAATCTTTGCAAAGCAGTTTTAAGGATCTAGACatatctgtaaaaaaatatttccagtaAAGATAGAATTACgaaaactttcgaaaaattttgaagcaaTGTGAAAGTCTTTGCAAATTAGCCCAAATTAATTTCCTGCATTGTATATAAACTGgaatttatacaaaaatcTTAGTTATTATTGGAATTTGGCAAAGATtcttataataaaaaaaaaaaagaagagataCCGTCAgaaattggtgaaaaatatgtgaaagTAATTTTCGCCAGGGTAAGCATTACAGTTTGCCAAAtcttaattaaattttcgccatttaCAGGCACATCACTAGGCACAGTAATCTCAACAGCACTGTCTGGTGTACTTGCTGACCAACTTGGTTGGGAATCGGTATTTTACGTGGAAGGAGCTTTATCCTTAATCTGGTGCTTCGGCTGGGCATTTTTAGTGCAAGATTCTCCGCAACAGCAAACGAGGTTTATTACACGGGAAGAAAAAGAACTCATTGCGAACTCGCTGGGAAAAAGTCAAAGCAACACAGAAAATACCCCGGTAAGTTCAATTCTgaatgtaaatataatataatttgtaGCGTTCTGAACttgaatattttgattttttgattttccaGAAACCACCGGTACCCGTGATGAAGATTTTGATGTCGCCACCATTTTGGGCTATTTTAATTGCACACGTTTGTAGTAACTTCGGGTGGTACATGCTATTGATCGAATTACCGATCTTCATGAGCGATATTCTGCAATTCAAAATGAgtgaggtaaaaattttctcaaaatgaatattcaataCTTGTCGAAAAATGTGGTTCATTTTCGTCTGATATCAATTCATGAAATTTCACAGCATTGCTATGATCTATCGTTTTTTTAACACGTCTATTTTTCAGAACGGTCTTCTTACCGCAATGCCATACCTGTGCATGTGGCTCTTCACAATGGTTCTGAGTAAAATTCTGACAATTATGCAGGGCAAGAAATGGATCTCAGCTACTGTCTCGAGAAAAATTGCCACTCTAATTGGTGAGTATTAATTGAACATTCGtcaaattattaacaaattcGCTTGcacatttattatatttttagaGCCTCCCGATTTTATTACCAGTAATCAATTTACGAAAACAAGTGATTCACGTTTAATTCGTTGACTTTAACGTTGGTAAAATTGGTAAAAGAGCTAACTTGATTCATGTCATTTTTTGatgaaacttttattttttagcaTCATTCATTCCGATGGTGTGTTTGATCTGCGTATCTTACGTTGGATGCAATCGAGGCTTGGCAGTGTTCTACTTAACCGTCGGGGTAACATGTATAGGTGGAATGTTTTGTGGTTTTCTTTCGAACCACGTTGACATTGCGCCAAACTTTGCGGGAACTTTGGTAGCAATCACAAATACCTTCGCTACAATACCAGGACTCATTGTTCCGGTATTTGTAGGGCATGTGACTAATGGAAATGTAAGTATTTACAGCGATTTATTAGTTTTATAATCACCCTAGGAAAaagtgttttcaaaattttcagaaattataACATATTTACTCAGAGGACGAATCCTGACAGTTCCTCagtttttgtgaaaaaaatctgcgaCAAATTATAATCATTACTAGAAACTTTGTAGGAGTATCTTAATTACCATAATTCTTAAAATCTCTGAAATTATCAATATAgtttaatgtttttcaaaagtgatacagaatttttctcggaattgtttaaaaataatttagtatatgtatggaaaaatagtgaaaaaaattacgagaaaGGTGTAAGAACTTTTTTCACCAGATAGTACAGTGAACGAGATATGATGTAAGCTCTGCTGTTGTATTTAGCGTAAAGTACTATAAGCGTGTGGTTTCTTCGTACAATACAATTGAACACTTTTACAAAATCTCACAATCTACAATTCGGCAAGTTCGGAACATGAAGTCAATTTTTGAACGAACTATAGCtgtttctgaaataaaaaacaaaaacaaattaaaaattatttgaataaaatattctcaacGTCTTTTTTCCAGAATACCATCGAAGCTTGGCGCATCGTTTTCTTCGTTACTGTAGCCCTGTACATTGTAGAAATATTGGCTTACACGATCTTTGGAACGGCTGTAGAGCAGTCATGGAATAAGATCGGTACCAGCACACATAAGCCAGAGGATCACGCAGCTGTTCCTCTGAAACAACAAGACAAACTTTAAatggtataatttatttagaagAATTGATGTGGCAAAATTGGGATTCAAAGTGTGGGCGTAGCTAAAGCAAGATGGCATCGCACTTGGCGACCAGCTGATCGTTTCAGCCTCGGTTTTACTTAAACTACACGAATATAGAACAACAAGATACTCCGTGAAAGCAGTTAcagttttatttcattgcaGTAAGTTTGTAAAGACTGAATTATATGTTAAGCCCCGgcttttataattaaatacgaCCTGGTTAACCTTTGTAGTACATTTTCTACGGCAAGATGACGTCCGATATTTTGTATCCCAATAGCTAAATGATGTGTAGCTTAAGTACTGAGTTTTGCTTTAATTGTCTTCTTAATGCCTTACGCACAGTTCTTTATGACAACTTCAGTTACTTTTCCGTACTTTGGaattcattgaatttaatcaaattGGATGGAATAATTTCTGTTTCAAGAAATCGACCATTTTCTATTTCGTCTTCCTTTTTTAAACGGAATCATAAATGATTTGCTGAATTTCTATCAAAAAAGCTGTAGTGTACTTTTAAAAGTTTTGTTACATTTTCGAAACGAAAGAAACGCGTTATTTTTCGAATGGCTCAGCGCAACAGGTAAGGCATTAGGAgaagagaatatttttataaatggTAAATTTAACTATTACTCATGAATCATTGTTATTGTAAATGAATGTCCATTTGTGAGCGAATTTATGTTAATACCTAGCTTAAATCTTGGTCCCCACCCTGCGTTCTCGAAATTTGTCTGTAGGATAGCAAACTATTTGTGCAGCAAATAATTCAGTTGTTCATTTGtaaatgattatttaaattctCAAGTTGCATCGACACATTGCATCGACACGTAACTTGAAGATTTcttaaatgatattttcatattGGTCAGGTTTTCAAATTATAGCCGATAATTTCTATGTGTAAAATGCTTGTAtcaaatgtgaaaaaatactaATACTATTCATTAATCATAAGttcaatgatttatttattcatcaatcATATCGAGCATTAAGGTTACATTTTTCACTGTACATTCAACTGATTCATAGAAAATTAACGTGAGATTAacaaaatattaacaatatttcccacttataaaacgaaaaatattacgaGACTGGGAATAGAAATTCAAATGTTATATCTTTGGTCTATTGACAATTGAACAACCAAGATGTTCAAATAATGTATAAAGTATATAAGAAAGACATAATTCTCATacacaaaatattttcgatacCGCAGACTTTGTACATTACATGTTAagttatttaattaataatttgtgccaaattaaaaatgccCGGAGAATTTCATTgcaacacaatttttttttaaatcagtgTCATATTTGTATAGTTTGTCACTTTACTTCAATACAAAACCTTTCGAATTCTTCCCACAGACATGAATCCTCCAGATTATACACGATCAGATAAATCTAGCATGTTTAAGTAAcaaatttacttgaaaatcaatgatGTTCCTATAAAAATAGTAAGTCGTGCAGGGTGGAGGTAAATTTTTGGACTTCTTTATTGTAGGCTGGTAAATgtgaattcaattgaaatattttacaatgaaGCTCGAAATTAGATGTAAGTAAATGTAGGATGTAATGTAAA is a window encoding:
- the LOC124297132 gene encoding sialin isoform X2 — its product is MAITGSMGLAIVYGFKVNLSLAMGAMVNHTFIESQENKTSDAEKHVSVCVHEGGGGNATRIDGPFQWDKSTQGLILASYFLGYLVSQLPGGRVAELFSARWVMNGSVMLNAVAAILSPVAANLHYSVLILMRIAQGLGGGVTFPAMHVMIAKWAPPNERSILSSIVYAGTSLGTVISTALSGVLADQLGWESVFYVEGALSLIWCFGWAFLVQDSPQQQTRFITREEKELIANSLGKSQSNTENTPKPPVPVMKILMSPPFWAILIAHVCSNFGWYMLLIELPIFMSDILQFKMSENGLLTAMPYLCMWLFTMVLSKILTIMQGKKWISATVSRKIATLIASFIPMVCLICVSYVGCNRGLAVFYLTVGVTCIGGMFCGFLSNHVDIAPNFAGTLVAITNTFATIPGLIVPVFVGHVTNGNNTIEAWRIVFFVTVALYIVEILAYTIFGTAVEQSWNKIGTSTHKPEDHAAVPLKQQDKL
- the LOC124297132 gene encoding sialin isoform X1, with the protein product MAVGTDRNDNGGGKKVLLPARYLMAITGSMGLAIVYGFKVNLSLAMGAMVNHTFIESQENKTSDAEKHVSVCVHEGGGGNATRIDGPFQWDKSTQGLILASYFLGYLVSQLPGGRVAELFSARWVMNGSVMLNAVAAILSPVAANLHYSVLILMRIAQGLGGGVTFPAMHVMIAKWAPPNERSILSSIVYAGTSLGTVISTALSGVLADQLGWESVFYVEGALSLIWCFGWAFLVQDSPQQQTRFITREEKELIANSLGKSQSNTENTPKPPVPVMKILMSPPFWAILIAHVCSNFGWYMLLIELPIFMSDILQFKMSENGLLTAMPYLCMWLFTMVLSKILTIMQGKKWISATVSRKIATLIASFIPMVCLICVSYVGCNRGLAVFYLTVGVTCIGGMFCGFLSNHVDIAPNFAGTLVAITNTFATIPGLIVPVFVGHVTNGNNTIEAWRIVFFVTVALYIVEILAYTIFGTAVEQSWNKIGTSTHKPEDHAAVPLKQQDKL